A genomic segment from Colletotrichum higginsianum IMI 349063 chromosome 5, whole genome shotgun sequence encodes:
- a CDS encoding Aromatic prenyltransferase translates to MGEMIMSHEPWDFLNSVLRFRDNDSQFWWDKTGRMFSKLLKYAGYSASEQYRELNFYSLFVAPELGPSPDCHGNVRRWRSPGTPDSTPIDFSWEWGHDNRAVIRYSFEPIGLHAGTDLDPLNRHATNDWIFKLQQQKMVPGLDLEWYNHFTQQILPHGTRTKTVDRFVEETTPKAGTVVALDIEKSGPVMKIYIYPGLKAEELGITNLELVEQSIRSLPAEQFQSLQAEPLFDFLREGTKKYDFETGILAIDCLAPRDARIKVYIRAKHTTFDYMMDCITLGGRLDMSGEAIEDLKDFWRIFLADAPDVLPEEAPGRASPGFYYTLGCGRAISPKVYISPNYFSKNDVDVLGRLRTFFATRRSDSMMDNYEQALKDIFGSKTLESRCGSHYYVGCALHKGQLRVVTYLSPQSFDCEKDAIQDRKP, encoded by the exons ATGGGTGAGATGATCATGTCACATGAGCCCTGGGACTTTTTGAACTCGGTCCTACGGTTCCGGGACAATGACTCCCAGTTCTGGTGGGACAAGACGGGGAGGATGTTCTCCAAGCTCCTCAAATACGCCGGGTACAGCGCGTCAGAACAGTACCGCGAACTCAACTTCTActccctcttcgtcgccccCGAACTCGGACCCTCCCCAGACTGCCACGGCAACGTGAGGAGGTGGCGGAGCCCCGGGACGCCGGACTCGACGCCGATCGACTTCAGCTGGGAATGGGGACACGACAACCGCGCCGTGATCCGGTACTCGTTCGAGCCCATCGGCCTCCATGCCGGCACGGACCTCGACCCCCTCAACAGACACGCCACCAACGACTGGATCTTCAAGctccagcagcagaagaTGGTGCCCGGGCTCGACCTCGAGTGGTACAACCACTTCACGCAGCAGATCCTGCCGCACGGCACCCGCACCAAGACGGTGGACCGCTTCGTCGAGGAGACGACGCCCAAGGCGGGCACGGTGGTGGCCCTCGACATCGAGAAGAGCGGCCCCGTCATGAAGATCTACATCTACCCCGGGCTcaaggcggaggagctcggcaTCACCAACCTCGAGCTGGTGGAGCAGTCCATCCGCAGCCTCCCCGCCGAACAGTTCCAGTCCCTCCAGGCGGAGCCCCTCTTCGACTTTCTGCGGGAGGGGACCAAGAAGTACGACTTCGAGACGggcatcctcgccatcgacTGCCTCGCGCCGCGGGACGCGCGCATCAAGGTCTACATCCGGGCCAAGCACACGACGTTCGACTACATGATGGACTGCAtcaccctcggcggccggctCGACATGTCgggcgaggccatcgaggaccTCAAGGACTTTTGGcgcatcttcctcgccgacgcgccCGACGTCCTGCCGGAGGAGGCCCCCGGCCGGGCCAGCCCGGGCTTCTACTACACGCTCGGGTGCGGCAGGGCCATCTCGCCCAAGGTGTACATCTCGCCCAACTACTTTAGCAAAaacgacgtcgacgtgcTCGGCCGGCTGCGCACGTTCTTCGCCACCCGTCGTTCGGACTCGATGATGGACAACTACGAGCAGGCCTTGAAAGACATTTT TGGGAGCAAGACCCTCGAGTCGCGTTGCGGCAGCCACTACTACGTCGGATGTGCGCTTCACAAGGGCCAGCTGAGGGTGGTGACATACCTCAGCCCGCAGTCCTTTGACTGCGAGAAGGACGCGATCCAGGATCGCAAGCCATGA
- a CDS encoding MGT family Glycosyltransferase, which yields MHLSTTPPPPPDGSASAAAVAVAKLSRKPLKFLLHCFSATGHVLPMQAVARELVERGHEVVWTTIAPQEARVVASGARFVPAEEVIKVDANLEGAEPKDMVETAEVMFGGRVTAQVADIRRVLETFTPDLVLNDALPQGVAALYELGEIPRYATLGVVPLYLPDIGPEPVEHAAQSALGLLISRPQLVLPTINPERQRLGLPALKVTDAYAYSPFLHIQASCPSLEFQEGPEPILPQAQYVGPLVTRLAGASLGVPAWWDDVANATSVIGITQGTFAMNPTSLIIPAIQALQDDKSHLLVVPSKLAGEIRDKIEVGDNVRIAEWVPYDMLLPRCRLLVTNGGYGSVTQALSHGVPLVCAGTSEDKKDTAARVTWVGAGIDLKTDTPSVGQVRDAVHRVLNEATFRDSAARIGKELNAQGGAKRACDLLEKAAIEQLAAKEETNA from the coding sequence ATGCACCTctcaacaacaccaccaccaccaccagacggatcggcctcggccgcggccgtggccgtggccaaGCTTAGCCGGAAACCTCTCAAGTTCCTCCTGCACTGCTTCTCGGCGACTGGCCACGTGCTGCCGATGCAGGCAGTGGCCAGGGAGCTGGTCGAGCGCGGCCACGAAGTCGTCTGGACGACGATAGCGCCCCAGGAGGCCCGCGTCGTCGCGTCGGGCGCCAGGTTCGTCCCCGCGGAGGAGGTGATCAAGGTCGACGCCAAcctcgagggcgcggagCCCAAGGACATggtcgagacggccgaggtcATGTTCGGCGGCCGGGTCACGGCGCAGGTCGCCGACATCCGCCGCGTGCTCGAGACCTTCACGCCCGACTTGGTGCTCAACGACGCCCTGCCGCAGGGCGTCGCCGCGCTGTACGAGCTGGGCGAGATTCCCCGGTACGCCacgctcggcgtcgtccccTTATACCTTCCGGACATCGGCCCGGAGCCCGTCGAGCACGCCGCCCAGTCCGCGCTCGGTCTGCTCATCAGCCGACCGCAGCTGGTGCTGCCCACGATCAACCCGGAACGACAGCGGCTGGGGCTGCCGGCGCTCAAAGTCACGGACGCGTACGCGTACAGCCCGTTCCTGCACATCCAGGCATCGTGTCCCTCCCTGGAGTTCCAGGAGGGCCCCGAGCCCATTCTTCCGCAGGCGCAGTACGTCGGCCCGCTGGTCACGCGGCTCGCGGGGGCCAGTCTCGGCGTGCCGGCGTGGTGGGACGACGTGGCCAACGCGACCTCGGTCATTGGCATCACGCAGGGCACCTTCGCCATGAACCCGACGTCGCTCATCATCCCCGCCATCCAGGCGCTCCAGGACGACAAGAGCCACCTGCTGGTCGTGCCGTCGAAGCTCGCGGGCGAGATCCGGGACAagatcgaggtcggcgacaACGTGCGCATCGCGGAATGGGTCCCGTACGACATGCTGCTGCCGCGgtgccgcctcctcgtcaccAACGGCGGCTACGGCAGCGTCACGCAGGCGCTCTCTCACGGCGTCCCGCTCGTCTGCGCCGGCACGTCGGAAGACAAGAAGGACACCGCCGCACGGGTGACGTGGGTAGGGGCGGGCATCGACCTCAAGACCGACACCCCGTCGGTCGGCCAGGTCCGCGACGCGGTTCACCGCGTGCTGAACGAAGCCACGTTCAGAGACAGCGCGGCCAGGATCGGAAAGGAGCTCAACGCCCAAGGCGGCGCCAAGAGGGCTTGCGACTTGttggagaaggcggcgatAGAGCAGCTTGCTGCGAAGGAAGAGACCAATGCTTGA
- a CDS encoding Nad dependent epimerase, with amino-acid sequence MSRAVDKLPAPAEARSMKVIGLGPSRTGTLGLWQALKTLGYTPFHISELLPYGFQQMRALQEAIVANDTDKPFGRAEFDKLFAGYDCIVESPCYLCPNVITEYLDDPDVRFILTERTPQSWAKSIAGSLGAYHQKLAKPPLSIARHFDSFIAELTALFRAMTHRWSGGLEPSDPGFNDALAKSYVEYMESVKSLVPPERLLVLNLEKGFGWEEICGFLQRDVPDEPYPRINAMADFHVAAEMVVSPAIKKTVRILTSTAVAVAGIGFWYWQRRR; translated from the exons ATGTCCCGAGCCGTCGATAAGCTTCCCGCTCCCGCGGAGGCTCGCTCCATGAAAGTCATCGGGCTCGGTCCCAGCCG AACCGGAACCCTTGGGCTGTGGCAGGCCTTGAAGACGCTGGGGTACACCCCCTTCCACATCTCGGAGCTGCTGCCGTACGGCTTCCAGCAGATGAGGGCGCTCCAAgaggccatcgtcgccaacgaCACCGACAAGCCGTTCGGCCGCGCCGAGTTCGACAAGCTCTTTGCCGGATACGAC TGCATCGTCGAGAGTCCGTGTTACCTGTGTCCGAACGTCATCACGGAGTACTTGGACGACCCGGATGTGAGATTCATCCTGACCGAGCGGACTCCGCAGTCCTGGGCAAAGTCCATTGCCGGGTCTCTCGGCGCGTACCACCAGAAGCTGGCGAAGCCGCCTCTGTCGATCGCGAGGCACTTCGACAGCTTCATTGCGGAGCTCACGGCGCTCTTCAGGGCCATGACCCATCGATGGTCCGGCGGACTGGAGCCCAGTGACCCTGGCTTCAACGATGCCCTTGCCAAGAGCTACGTCGAGTA CATGGAGAGCGTCAAGAGCCTCGTGCCCCCGGAACGCCTGCTGGTTCTGAACCTGGAAAAGGGATTCGGCTGGGAGGAGATCTGCGGGTTCCTGCAGCGGGACGTGCCCGACGAGCCGTACCCGCGCATCAACGCCATGGCCGACTTCCATGTGGCTGCGGAGATGGTCGTGTCCCCGGCCATCAAGAA